The following proteins come from a genomic window of Plutella xylostella chromosome 22, ilPluXylo3.1, whole genome shotgun sequence:
- the LOC125490300 gene encoding uncharacterized protein LOC125490300 — MGVVPALAARPACVTSCCAIVPHQPMDHLITRFWELEEVPGSPVQHPTNVECEHFYRSTTERDPVTGRYTVALPFDKDVFLLGDSYNIARKRFLCLEKKLEASPELRAAYDDVIKDYISKGYVEPLTVPPQASSDDLSPSYIIPHHGVLREDKSTTKLRPVLDASCKTSSGVSLNEVLHSGPNLQGDLFKIILNFRLHAVAMTADCKQMFLQIMLRESDRRYQRILYRFNPNDPLVLSI, encoded by the coding sequence ATGGGAGTCGTGCCTGCGctcgccgcccgcccagcATGCGTGACGTCATGCTGCGCCATAGTGCCACATCAGCCTATGGATCATTTAATTACCCGCTTCTGGGAACTGGAAGAAGTCCCCGGCTCGCCCGTTCAGCACCCCACGAATGTTGAATGTGAACATTTTtaccgctcgactacggaacGTGACCCCGTGACCGGCCGTTACACTGTAGCTCTCCCGTTTGATAAAGACGTGTTTTTACTTGGGGACTCCTATAACATTGCTCGCAAACGTTTTTTGTGTTTGGAGAAGAAGCTCGAGGCTTCTCCCGAGCTTCGTGCCGCTTACGATGACGTCATTAAGGACTATATTTCCAAAGGTTATGTGGAGCCACTGACCGTTCCCCCGCAGGCGTCATCGGACGATTTGTCCCCGAGCTATATAATCCCGCACCATGGTGTCCTCCGCGAGGACAAGTCCACCACGAAGCTGCGCCCCGTGTTAGATGCAAGTTGCAAGACTTCATCCGGTGTCTCGCTAAACGAGGTGCTGCACAGTGGGCCAAATTTACAAGGGGacttgtttaaaattattttaaattttcgccTACACGCTGTAGCGATGACCGCTGATTGCAAACAGATGTTTCTGCAGATTATGCTTCGCGAATCTGATAGACGCTATCAGAGAATTTTATATCGTTTTAATCCAAACGATCCTCTGGTTCTATCAATTTAA
- the LOC125490301 gene encoding uncharacterized protein LOC125490301, giving the protein MRKRKHGDEFSDAFNEFAKEMMGTLNIWKTELEEKFTEVNENVSNVIQKDLAKLTETTMSLKEELNSVRKEYCEMKSSIQKISSRQCEMSEEIISLQNSAQFSSDQLDDINGKIESLTQEAKKANLLETEVKDLKYQNKALKLEMNDNNQRDRILNLEIIGIPEQSNENLMNIICALLKKVDDNITPDEIERAHRVTPKNKVQGRPRVVIAKLRSRMLKDTIISKSHYCGGSILDVINLTIGT; this is encoded by the exons ATGCGTAAGCGTAAGCATGGAGACGAATTTTCAGACGCTTTTAACGAATTTGCCAAGGAGATGATGGGCACTCTTAACATTTGGAAAACTGAATTAGAGGAAAAATTTACTGAAGTCAATGAGAACGTTTCTAACGTCATTCAGAAAGATCTCGCCAAGTTAACTGAAACAACGATGTCATTAAAAGAAGAGCTAAATAGTGTACGCAAGGAATACTGCGAAATGAAATcttccatacaaaaaataagcTCAAGACAATGCGAAATGTCTGAAGAAATTATTTCGTTGCAAAACTCCGCTCAGTTTAGCAGTGACCAGCTTGATGATATCAATGGCAAGATAGAAAGCCTTACGCAAGAAGCGAAGAAAGCGAATCTCTTGGAGACGGAAGTCAAAGATCTAAAATACCAAAATAAGGCACTGAAACTAGAAATGAACGACAACAATCAAAGGGACCGCATCCTTAACCTTGAGATAATAGGCATCCCTGAACAATCAAATGAAAACCTAATGAACATTATATGTGCTTTGCTTAAAAAAGTTGATGACAATATCACTCCAGACGAAATTGAGCGAGCTCATAGAGTTAcaccaaaaaataaagttcAGGGACGTCCACGAGTGGTAATCGCCAAACTTAGATCTCGAATGCTGAAGGATACTATCATCTCTAAATCCC ACTACTGTGGAGGTTCGATATTAGACGTTATCAACTTGACCATAGGGACATAG